The following DNA comes from Amycolatopsis albispora.
CAGCCTGTCCCCGCTCAGTTCGGTCCTGGCCAGTTCGTGCCCGAACTCGCCGACCCGCAGCCACAGCCGCCCGTTCTCGCGCTCGACCACCGCCAGCTGCCTGCCGTCCAGCGACTGCGCCGCGGTGACCACGTCATAAGCGCGCGCACCGGCGGGACCCGGGATCGGCGCGCCGTCGCTGAGCGAGCGCACCCGGCCGCCGGAGACCATCAACCCGTGCAGGTCCGAGCCCGGCGACGCCGCCGTTTCGTACGACGGGATGTCACTGGCTCGCCACTCTTCGCGACCGGGCACCAGCGAAACGCCGTCCGAAAGCAGTCTGATCCGGCTGCTCGTCACGCTCTGCAGCGATCTCACCACCTGCGCGGCGATCAGCAGCTTCTGCTCCTCGCTCTGCTCACCGACGCCGGTCAGTGGCACGGTCACCACGCCGTCGGGACCGCCCGCCACGTTCTGCTCGATCGCCGCCTGCTCACCCAGCGGGTTGTTCACCGCGCCGTCGAGGAAGTCCGACGGCCCGGCGAGCAGCAGGTCGATCACCCGGCCGGGCAGCCCGGACTGCGGTTTCTGCACCACGTACCGCAGGTCCGGCACCAGCGCGTTGCGGTCGCTGGCGAAGAAGTACACCGGCACGCGGAAGTAGTTGCGAGTGAAGTCCGGCTCGGTGATCACCACGTTGTTGGCGGGCGAGACGATGCGCCACTGGCCGTCGGGCTGCCGCGCCAGCTGGACCGGCTGCTCGAACCCGCCGCTCAGCGGGATGAACGCGCTGTCCGGGCCCAGCTTGCCGACGTTCGTGCCGCGCAGCAGCACGATCCGCCGGTTCTCGTCGGCCGGCTGCTGCGGCGCGTAGACCGTGTCGAACTTCTCCTCCATCACGGTCAGCCCGCGATCGGGCCGCCAGGTCGCCTTGGACGGCGGGTCGAGGAACACCCGCGCCCTGGCGTTGTCGTTGTTCGGCTGCGCGCTCGCTTCGACGAACTCGCGGACCACGCCCAGCGCGTCGAGGTCCTTCTCCGGTTCGGGCACCGGCGGTGCGGGCGGTGCCATGCCGCCCGAGGAAATGACCCGCGCCTGCGACTCCTCCGGCACGGTGGCGCACGCGCTCGCGCCCAGCACGGTCAGGCAGGCCAGCAGCGCGCCGATCGCCCGCAGTCGTTTCCTCACCTGACCTCCTCGCGTTCGGCGGCCACCAGGTCCGGCGTCACGGACACCTCACCGGCAGGTTCGTCGGGCTC
Coding sequences within:
- a CDS encoding LpqB family beta-propeller domain-containing protein, which encodes MRKRLRAIGALLACLTVLGASACATVPEESQARVISSGGMAPPAPPVPEPEKDLDALGVVREFVEASAQPNNDNARARVFLDPPSKATWRPDRGLTVMEEKFDTVYAPQQPADENRRIVLLRGTNVGKLGPDSAFIPLSGGFEQPVQLARQPDGQWRIVSPANNVVITEPDFTRNYFRVPVYFFASDRNALVPDLRYVVQKPQSGLPGRVIDLLLAGPSDFLDGAVNNPLGEQAAIEQNVAGGPDGVVTVPLTGVGEQSEEQKLLIAAQVVRSLQSVTSSRIRLLSDGVSLVPGREEWRASDIPSYETAASPGSDLHGLMVSGGRVRSLSDGAPIPGPAGARAYDVVTAAQSLDGRQLAVVERENGRLWLRVGEFGHELARTELSGDRLSRPTWRPALPGPGGGGELWTVVDGSQVVRVLRTAQGTWASQVVNADTVRSLGADISAIRLSRDGTRVAMVMAGNLVVASVVRTADSVILRSPRMLQAERLRNVKDVDWASQDSLVAITDSASLPVVRVPVDGLRLDQFNLSNLTPPLHAITAAPSRPVVVADVEGLWTASEVGEVWSPHDHSIPGDAIPFYPG